The Sulfurospirillum halorespirans DSM 13726 genome has a window encoding:
- the leuC gene encoding 3-isopropylmalate dehydratase large subunit gives MGQTITEKIFSDHVGHAVRAGEIIKSKIDMVIGNDITTPISIRAFEQSGATKLANPDGFSIVMDHYIPAKDIASANQAKISREFAYKHDLKHYFDEKDMGIEHALLPEKGLVVPGDVIIGADSHTCTHGALGAFATGMGSTDLAFAMITGENWFKVPESIKVVFSGKPKKYVYGKDLILEVIRILGVDGALYRTLEFTGDTIGYLSMDDRFSLCNMAIEAGAKSGIVAVDDITKAFLNDKNLAREPKFFYSDVDATYVHVLHIDVANLEPVIAYPFLPSNGKSINEAVKDDLSIDQVFIGSCTNGRLEDLRIAASILKGRKVARKTRLIITPATQKISLQAQKEGLVDIFIEAGAVFSNPTCGACLGGYMGILGEGERCVSTTNRNFVGRMGARTSEIYLANSAVAAASAVMGKITDPRSL, from the coding sequence ATGGGACAAACCATCACTGAAAAGATTTTTAGCGACCACGTGGGTCACGCAGTTAGAGCTGGCGAGATTATCAAAAGTAAAATCGACATGGTCATCGGCAACGACATTACCACGCCTATCTCGATCAGAGCATTTGAGCAGAGTGGCGCGACCAAACTTGCCAATCCCGACGGCTTTAGCATCGTGATGGATCACTATATTCCTGCCAAAGATATTGCCAGTGCGAACCAAGCCAAGATCAGCCGTGAATTTGCGTACAAACACGACCTTAAACACTATTTTGATGAAAAAGATATGGGCATTGAGCACGCACTTTTACCTGAAAAAGGGCTCGTCGTTCCAGGCGATGTCATCATCGGTGCCGATTCACACACCTGTACGCACGGCGCTCTTGGCGCTTTTGCTACGGGCATGGGCTCCACTGACTTAGCGTTTGCGATGATTACGGGTGAGAACTGGTTTAAAGTACCCGAATCCATCAAAGTCGTCTTTAGTGGAAAGCCTAAAAAATACGTTTACGGAAAAGATTTGATCCTTGAAGTGATTCGTATTTTAGGCGTGGATGGCGCATTGTACCGAACGCTCGAATTTACAGGTGACACCATTGGCTATCTCAGTATGGATGATCGTTTCTCCTTGTGTAATATGGCGATTGAAGCGGGTGCCAAAAGCGGTATCGTTGCGGTGGATGACATTACCAAAGCCTTTTTAAACGACAAAAATCTTGCACGCGAGCCAAAATTCTTCTACTCGGATGTTGATGCAACCTACGTGCACGTCCTTCACATCGATGTCGCCAATCTTGAGCCCGTGATTGCGTATCCATTTTTACCATCGAATGGCAAATCAATCAATGAAGCGGTCAAAGATGATTTGAGCATCGATCAAGTCTTTATTGGCAGTTGCACCAACGGTCGTTTGGAAGATTTGCGTATTGCGGCAAGCATCTTAAAAGGTCGTAAAGTCGCACGTAAAACACGCCTTATCATCACCCCAGCAACACAAAAAATCTCCTTGCAAGCGCAAAAAGAGGGCTTGGTGGACATTTTTATAGAAGCAGGAGCGGTCTTTAGTAACCCAACCTGTGGTGCCTGTTTAGGCGGTTATATGGGCATTTTGGGCGAAGGGGAACGTTGTGTCTCCACAACCAATCGTAACTTTGTGGGACGCATGGGAGCGCGCACAAGCGAGATTTACCTTGCCAACTCAGCCGTAGCAGCTGCCAGTGCCGTTATGGGCAAAATCACCGATCCAAGATCACTGTAA
- a CDS encoding glycerate kinase, giving the protein MNVVLAIDSFKGCASSQELSSWIEEGIKEVYQEASVTACYIADGGEGMLAAIMQNVRGEIVTCKVHDPLMNPISAQYGILEDGITAVIEMAQAGGLPLVPKEKRNPLLTTTFGVGEMVKDAIAKGCRKFIVGIGGSATNDAALGMLQALGYRFLDETGNELGLGGAILEDVHHVDESHVLPALKTCEFTVACDVDNVMYGPRGSAHIYAGQKGADAAMIERLDAGMQQFTQVLKNTLGKDVAMNAGSGAAGGMGGGMQAFLDATLRSGIEIILDQIGFDAHLKEATLVITGEGRIDQQSLMGKVLSGVSKRAQKAGVPLIALGGGIADELEEHKGVDALFSIMRYPMSLEEAMEKPRAEKLVKQSVKEIFRLIKLAKNSAS; this is encoded by the coding sequence ATGAACGTAGTTTTAGCCATTGATTCATTTAAAGGGTGTGCGAGCTCTCAGGAACTCTCATCGTGGATAGAAGAGGGCATTAAAGAGGTTTACCAAGAGGCAAGCGTCACTGCGTGTTATATCGCCGATGGTGGAGAGGGAATGTTAGCGGCGATCATGCAAAATGTGCGTGGAGAAATCGTTACATGTAAAGTCCATGACCCGTTGATGAATCCGATCAGCGCGCAGTATGGTATTTTAGAGGATGGCATAACCGCGGTCATTGAAATGGCACAAGCAGGGGGACTTCCGCTCGTTCCCAAAGAAAAACGTAATCCGCTTTTGACCACAACCTTTGGGGTGGGTGAGATGGTGAAAGATGCCATTGCAAAGGGGTGTCGTAAGTTTATCGTTGGCATCGGTGGCAGTGCGACCAATGACGCGGCACTTGGGATGCTTCAAGCGCTTGGGTATCGCTTTTTGGATGAAACGGGCAATGAGCTTGGTTTGGGTGGAGCGATTTTGGAGGATGTGCATCATGTGGATGAAAGCCATGTACTACCAGCGCTTAAAACATGCGAATTTACCGTCGCGTGCGATGTAGATAACGTCATGTATGGACCTCGTGGTTCAGCGCACATTTATGCAGGGCAAAAAGGTGCAGATGCTGCTATGATCGAGCGACTTGATGCAGGGATGCAGCAGTTTACGCAGGTGCTTAAAAACACGCTGGGCAAAGATGTGGCGATGAATGCAGGCTCAGGTGCAGCGGGCGGCATGGGTGGCGGGATGCAAGCCTTTTTAGATGCGACACTTCGCTCGGGCATTGAGATTATTTTAGATCAGATCGGCTTTGATGCACACCTTAAAGAGGCAACGCTCGTCATCACAGGAGAAGGGCGCATCGATCAGCAGTCGTTAATGGGTAAAGTGCTCAGTGGCGTCTCCAAACGTGCCCAAAAAGCGGGTGTTCCCCTCATCGCTTTAGGCGGTGGCATTGCCGATGAACTTGAAGAGCACAAAGGCGTGGACGCACTGTTTTCCATTATGCGCTACCCGATGAGTTTGGAAGAGGCGATGGAAAAACCGAGGGCTGAAAAACTTGTTAAACAGAGTGTGAAAGAGATATTTAGACTCATAAAATTAGCGAAAAATTCTGCCTCGTAA
- a CDS encoding GNAT family N-acetyltransferase: protein MFTCKLSNTHEDFCALTHALDTELNARYGKVQALYDQHNVIDPIETALVGYEDELPVACGCFKKIDAKTVEIKRMFVHLTYRRRGFSSQILGALESWAAELGFSEACLETGKGQPEAIALYAKMGYAVIPNYGPYMGMENSVCMHKVLRS from the coding sequence ATGTTTACATGTAAACTATCCAACACACATGAAGATTTTTGTGCCCTAACGCACGCTTTGGACACAGAACTGAATGCGCGCTATGGCAAAGTACAAGCACTGTACGATCAACACAATGTGATCGATCCTATCGAAACCGCATTGGTCGGGTATGAAGATGAATTGCCTGTGGCGTGCGGATGTTTTAAAAAGATCGATGCTAAAACGGTGGAGATCAAACGCATGTTTGTGCACCTAACGTATCGCAGACGTGGTTTTTCGTCACAGATTTTAGGTGCATTAGAGTCTTGGGCCGCGGAACTTGGCTTTAGCGAAGCGTGCTTAGAGACAGGTAAAGGGCAACCTGAAGCGATTGCGCTTTATGCCAAAATGGGGTATGCGGTCATTCCCAATTATGGACCTTATATGGGGATGGAAAACAGCGTCTGTATGCACAAAGTATTAAGGAGTTAA
- a CDS encoding ankyrin repeat domain-containing protein → MQPISQEEEARYAELQEMALDFARKGQSDILASMLESGLHVNLSDAKGNTLLMLASYNGELDTTRTLIAYGASVDQRNDRDQTPLGGASFKGYLEICKVLVEAGAKVQADNGGGRTPIMFAALFGRVAVVEYLQSVGGKGRDETISGVSLRLVARVVLSLKMLFTGKPKNILSARSA, encoded by the coding sequence ATGCAACCAATTTCCCAAGAAGAAGAGGCTCGCTACGCTGAGCTTCAGGAAATGGCGCTTGATTTTGCACGCAAAGGGCAGAGTGACATCTTAGCTTCCATGCTAGAAAGTGGTTTACATGTAAACCTATCGGATGCCAAAGGCAATACGCTCTTGATGCTTGCCTCGTATAATGGCGAGCTTGATACCACCAGAACGCTTATTGCGTATGGCGCTTCCGTTGATCAACGCAATGATCGAGACCAAACACCTCTAGGGGGAGCTTCATTTAAGGGCTATCTGGAGATTTGCAAAGTCTTGGTTGAAGCAGGTGCGAAGGTGCAGGCCGACAATGGCGGCGGACGAACGCCCATCATGTTTGCAGCACTCTTTGGGCGTGTTGCGGTTGTGGAGTATCTGCAAAGTGTTGGGGGAAAAGGGCGCGATGAAACGATTTCAGGAGTTTCACTGCGTCTTGTTGCCCGTGTCGTGTTGTCTCTAAAGATGCTTTTTACGGGAAAACCTAAAAACATTCTCAGCGCACGTAGCGCCTAA
- a CDS encoding EAL domain-containing protein: protein MIDSLTNVSSLNAFEAKLLTCKSPKLFLVDIKQFKNINLEFGDEGGNFVLCAFSMTLQSFARAKEMELFRIHDDKFALLLDTPFELSKMENLIFALCEEMERLSFAYQNKNIEVEVHIGISFDHFEPLEKAQKALLVAKAENQPFVTYSEFANVLMSENEEAMEAMMKSAIENGQIVLHFQAIVDQNEEPFYYEALLRLAYHQTLQSPKLFLKIAKERNLYNALFESIAHKVAQLCDQTGLRLALNLSSEDLINTNHVSFLKTCFAEKSIVLEIQYDPKTPLGNLKKAMRELKDAGLMLALDNVDNVELINEFEAGLIDVIKVHGDLIRNLALGASAQLTCKSLVVLAQSKNIQSVATHLNAKAIVEAARELEFDLFQGYIFEQPHSLV, encoded by the coding sequence ATGATCGATTCACTGACTAACGTCTCTTCCCTCAATGCGTTTGAAGCCAAACTGCTTACATGTAAAAGCCCCAAACTCTTTTTGGTCGACATCAAACAGTTCAAAAATATCAATCTGGAGTTTGGCGACGAAGGGGGAAATTTCGTATTGTGCGCGTTTTCGATGACGCTACAAAGCTTTGCAAGAGCCAAAGAGATGGAGCTTTTTCGCATACACGATGATAAATTTGCTCTTTTGCTCGACACTCCTTTTGAACTCTCCAAGATGGAGAACCTCATCTTTGCGCTGTGCGAAGAGATGGAGCGTCTAAGCTTTGCCTATCAAAATAAAAATATCGAGGTCGAAGTTCACATCGGCATCAGTTTTGACCATTTTGAACCTTTGGAAAAAGCACAAAAAGCCCTTTTAGTCGCCAAAGCAGAAAATCAACCCTTTGTCACCTACTCCGAATTTGCCAATGTGTTGATGAGTGAAAACGAAGAAGCGATGGAAGCGATGATGAAAAGTGCGATTGAAAATGGGCAAATCGTGCTCCATTTTCAAGCGATTGTTGATCAAAATGAAGAGCCTTTTTACTACGAAGCGCTCCTTCGCTTAGCCTATCATCAAACCCTCCAATCGCCCAAACTCTTTTTAAAAATTGCCAAAGAACGCAATCTCTACAATGCACTTTTTGAAAGCATCGCACACAAAGTGGCACAACTGTGCGACCAAACAGGGCTGCGCCTTGCACTCAACCTCTCCTCTGAAGATCTGATCAACACCAACCATGTAAGCTTTTTGAAAACGTGTTTTGCAGAAAAATCAATCGTCCTAGAGATTCAATACGATCCAAAAACGCCTCTTGGAAATTTAAAAAAAGCGATGCGAGAACTCAAAGATGCGGGGCTGATGCTTGCGCTGGATAATGTCGATAATGTCGAGCTGATCAACGAGTTTGAAGCAGGGCTCATTGATGTAATCAAAGTGCATGGTGATCTTATTCGAAATCTCGCACTGGGCGCATCTGCACAGCTTACATGTAAAAGCCTTGTCGTGCTAGCGCAGAGTAAAAACATCCAAAGTGTGGCAACACACCTTAACGCAAAAGCCATTGTTGAGGCTGCTCGTGAACTTGAATTTGATCTTTTTCAAGGCTATATCTTCGAGCAACCTCATTCATTAGTCTAA
- a CDS encoding Crp/Fnr family transcriptional regulator, which yields MLDLHDFEFAKVLNSEEFDYLSHHAKRVSIPKHTILFYQEAICKDILLLGKGEIELYMYVKNDQKIPLYALKEGEQCVINTSSTISQTPAIGTAQSLSDVEGWMVSEEVVKYLMHRSPSYLNYVFSLFTIKLDALATLIQDIKFKKLDSRILEWLHAHPSKIVQATHEEIAEALGTSRVVISRVLKDLEKQNFVKLHRKAIEIL from the coding sequence ATGCTTGATTTGCACGATTTCGAATTTGCCAAAGTGCTTAATAGTGAAGAGTTTGACTATCTTTCACACCATGCTAAACGCGTGTCGATTCCTAAACATACGATCCTTTTTTACCAAGAAGCGATTTGCAAAGATATTTTGCTTCTTGGTAAAGGTGAAATTGAGCTTTACATGTACGTAAAAAACGACCAAAAAATCCCTCTGTATGCGCTCAAAGAAGGCGAGCAATGCGTCATCAACACCTCAAGTACCATCTCTCAAACGCCTGCGATTGGAACCGCACAAAGTCTTAGCGATGTTGAAGGCTGGATGGTCAGCGAAGAGGTGGTCAAATACCTGATGCACCGCTCGCCCTCGTACCTCAACTATGTTTTTTCACTTTTTACGATCAAACTTGACGCGCTTGCCACACTTATTCAAGACATCAAATTTAAAAAACTCGACAGTCGCATCTTGGAGTGGCTTCACGCACATCCTTCCAAGATTGTTCAAGCCACACATGAAGAGATCGCCGAAGCACTGGGGACATCGCGCGTTGTGATCAGTCGCGTGCTGAAAGACCTTGAAAAACAGAACTTCGTGAAGCTGCACCGCAAAGCGATTGAGATTTTGTAA
- a CDS encoding YgaP family membrane protein, with amino-acid sequence MKCNVGKTDRMLRAIVGVAVIILGVIFNSWFGLIGIVLLATALFRFCPAYLPFSLDTSKNDDAGSCGGGGCGCGK; translated from the coding sequence ATGAAATGCAATGTAGGAAAAACAGACCGAATGCTTCGTGCAATTGTGGGTGTTGCTGTGATTATTTTAGGGGTTATTTTTAACAGCTGGTTTGGGCTGATTGGTATCGTGTTGCTGGCAACCGCACTGTTTCGTTTCTGCCCAGCGTACCTTCCTTTTTCCCTCGACACCTCTAAAAATGATGACGCAGGTTCTTGCGGTGGTGGCGGTTGCGGCTGCGGTAAATAA
- a CDS encoding gamma-glutamylcyclotransferase family protein codes for MTHLFTYGSLMFEDVWNRLVKGNYLSQKATLQGYARRSVKDDVYPVIFQADELVEGVVYYDISEEDRIILDTFEGEYYERKEVELLVKNELIRACVYVLKEEHFDIIDPKPWSEALFATEGIKRFLANYKGFA; via the coding sequence ATGACACACCTCTTTACGTATGGATCATTGATGTTTGAAGACGTCTGGAACAGGCTGGTTAAAGGCAATTATCTCTCGCAAAAAGCGACCTTGCAAGGTTATGCCAGACGTTCAGTCAAAGATGATGTTTACCCTGTCATTTTCCAAGCCGATGAGCTTGTTGAGGGGGTCGTTTATTATGATATAAGCGAGGAAGATCGGATCATTCTTGATACTTTTGAAGGCGAGTATTACGAACGCAAAGAGGTGGAGCTTCTGGTTAAAAATGAGCTGATTCGTGCGTGCGTGTATGTTCTAAAAGAGGAACACTTTGATATTATTGACCCCAAACCGTGGAGTGAAGCCCTCTTCGCGACTGAGGGCATCAAGCGTTTTTTAGCCAACTACAAAGGGTTTGCTTAG
- a CDS encoding methylated-DNA--[protein]-cysteine S-methyltransferase translates to MVYCSFSSPVGLLLISANERGICALDFDDNGEILKDSNQHIELLKKELEAYFSGKLKTFSVPLHPKGTFFQQGVWNVLQNIPYGETISYSQEAELLKHPKATRAVANANGKNKIAIIIPCHRVIAKNGGIGGYSGGLWRKEYLLALEQKYR, encoded by the coding sequence ATGGTGTATTGTTCCTTCTCATCGCCTGTTGGATTGTTACTGATCTCAGCGAATGAGCGTGGCATTTGCGCTTTGGATTTTGATGATAATGGCGAAATTCTTAAAGATTCAAATCAACATATTGAGCTCTTAAAAAAAGAGTTAGAGGCCTATTTTTCGGGAAAACTCAAAACCTTTAGCGTGCCGTTGCACCCCAAAGGCACCTTCTTTCAGCAAGGTGTGTGGAATGTGCTTCAAAACATTCCATACGGTGAAACCATCTCGTACAGCCAAGAAGCAGAGCTTCTAAAACACCCCAAAGCCACGCGCGCCGTTGCGAACGCGAATGGCAAAAATAAAATCGCTATTATCATTCCCTGCCACCGCGTGATCGCTAAAAATGGTGGCATCGGAGGCTACAGCGGAGGATTGTGGCGTAAAGAGTATTTATTAGCATTGGAGCAGAAATATCGATGA
- a CDS encoding catalase, with translation MATNSKIMTTTAGNPIADNQNSLSAGSRGPLLVQDYQLLEKLAHQNRERIPERVVHAKGSAAFGTLTITQDISRYTKAKVLQKGAVTDLFLRFSTVAGERGAADAERDVRGFAIKFYTDEGNWDLVGNNTPVFFIRDPQKFPDFIHTQKRHPRTNLRSNTAAWDFWSLSPESLHQVTILMSDRGLPKDFRHIHGFGSHTYSLINAENERFWVKFHFKSEQGIENYTNAEAEAVVAKSRESSQEDLFSAIERQEFPRWKFKIQIMTKEQAEVCAFNPFDLTKVWPHGDYPLIDVGVMELNRNPQNYFAEVEQSSFSPSNVVSGISWSPDKMLQARVFSYADAHRYRVGTHYEMLPINRPKVEVNTYHADGSMRLDVPDFGDAYYEPNSFGGPKEDKTYLEPAFPVNGDGDRYDHRIGNDDFSQPGALFRLMNEDQKAQLFGNIARAMDGVPREIVDRQIALFDQADPAYGAGVRHALGI, from the coding sequence ATGGCAACAAACTCAAAAATCATGACAACAACCGCTGGAAATCCCATAGCGGATAACCAAAATTCTTTGAGTGCAGGTTCACGTGGACCGCTTTTAGTTCAAGATTATCAACTCCTTGAAAAACTGGCGCATCAAAATCGTGAGCGTATTCCTGAGCGTGTGGTTCATGCCAAGGGTTCGGCTGCATTTGGGACGCTTACCATTACACAGGACATTTCACGTTATACCAAAGCCAAAGTGCTTCAAAAAGGGGCTGTGACAGATCTCTTTTTACGTTTTTCAACCGTAGCAGGAGAGAGAGGTGCTGCGGATGCTGAGCGTGATGTAAGAGGCTTTGCGATTAAATTTTACACCGATGAGGGAAACTGGGACTTGGTGGGCAATAATACGCCCGTCTTTTTCATCCGTGATCCTCAAAAGTTTCCTGATTTTATTCACACCCAAAAACGTCATCCGCGTACCAATCTAAGAAGCAACACAGCAGCGTGGGATTTTTGGTCACTTTCGCCTGAGAGTTTACACCAAGTGACGATTTTAATGTCCGATCGGGGTCTTCCAAAAGATTTTCGTCACATTCATGGATTTGGTTCACACACCTACAGTCTTATTAATGCAGAAAATGAGCGTTTTTGGGTGAAGTTTCACTTTAAATCAGAACAGGGGATTGAAAATTATACCAATGCCGAGGCTGAAGCCGTTGTAGCAAAATCGCGTGAGAGTTCTCAAGAAGATCTCTTTAGTGCAATTGAGCGCCAAGAGTTTCCACGGTGGAAATTTAAAATTCAGATTATGACCAAAGAGCAAGCAGAAGTGTGTGCTTTCAATCCCTTTGATCTCACCAAAGTGTGGCCACATGGGGATTATCCATTGATCGATGTGGGTGTGATGGAGCTGAATCGCAATCCGCAAAATTACTTTGCTGAGGTGGAACAATCCTCGTTTAGCCCGTCCAATGTCGTTTCAGGCATTAGTTGGTCGCCCGATAAAATGCTCCAAGCCAGAGTCTTTTCCTATGCTGACGCGCATCGTTATCGTGTGGGAACGCACTATGAAATGTTGCCAATTAACCGTCCAAAAGTAGAGGTAAACACCTACCATGCTGATGGTTCTATGCGTTTAGATGTGCCTGATTTTGGTGATGCTTACTACGAGCCAAACAGCTTTGGCGGTCCCAAAGAGGACAAGACCTATTTGGAACCTGCATTTCCTGTCAATGGGGATGGCGATAGGTACGATCACCGCATTGGAAATGATGATTTTTCACAGCCAGGAGCGCTTTTTAGACTGATGAATGAAGATCAAAAAGCACAACTCTTTGGCAACATTGCAAGAGCCATGGATGGCGTGCCACGAGAGATTGTGGATCGTCAGATTGCTTTGTTTGACCAAGCCGACCCCGCTTATGGCGCAGGTGTGCGTCACGCTTTAGGCATCTAA
- the mobA gene encoding molybdenum cofactor guanylyltransferase, whose translation MPLIPLPLVIIAGGKSSRMGSDKALLPFGGFKTLTEFQLHRLKPYFPRLHVSAKNSEKFAFEASFIDDNPNFTDHSPLVALLSILEQLQTPVCVLSVDTPFVTPEIFETLYENFEEGDDAIVAASPCASHQLCAIYAPSIAKTMRAQLAKNEHKIRSVFSQSRTKFITFESDEPFFNLNHPDEYQKAQELL comes from the coding sequence ATGCCTTTGATCCCACTGCCTTTAGTCATCATCGCAGGCGGGAAAAGTTCGCGCATGGGAAGCGATAAAGCCTTGCTTCCCTTTGGCGGTTTTAAAACACTCACCGAGTTCCAACTTCACAGGCTCAAACCTTACTTTCCTCGTTTACATGTAAGCGCTAAAAACAGCGAAAAATTTGCGTTTGAAGCCTCCTTTATCGACGATAATCCCAACTTTACCGACCACTCACCTCTGGTTGCACTGCTCTCCATTTTGGAGCAGTTGCAAACGCCTGTGTGTGTGCTCAGCGTCGATACCCCATTTGTCACGCCTGAGATTTTTGAAACACTGTATGAAAATTTTGAAGAGGGAGATGATGCGATTGTTGCCGCCTCCCCGTGCGCTTCACATCAACTCTGCGCGATTTATGCCCCCTCTATTGCGAAGACAATGCGTGCGCAACTTGCCAAGAATGAGCACAAAATCCGCTCCGTTTTCAGCCAAAGCCGTACCAAATTTATCACTTTTGAATCAGACGAGCCTTTTTTCAACCTTAACCATCCTGATGAATACCAAAAAGCACAGGAGCTTTTATGA
- a CDS encoding NFACT RNA binding domain-containing protein, with the protein MKHAELVCINDYLRQYRKISSIYRVDDSVLRIIFEAGEPLFVDLGRGDSYMFFKEDFKQAKRYTAPFDVLLAKRFSNAKIESMDVEEGNRIWRIGVLASSSYKAMRTTLQLEFTGRNTNAIILDENEVVLEAMRHIDSSVSFRSVKVNEILEKLPPKELKEKPFDLNVTLEEYLKGSYEKRLHVKIEEIKKQKIAQVEKKITKLIQAIDALENEAELMLKSDEAQKEATLVLAHLHTNVIKGYQESVTLHDFEGNAVTIVLPQAQTPQMAANLLFKKSKKLRQKALSVHRQKENLEEKRLFLERMVGVINAAHDPEEIQILVPKQRKSKQKGDESNLYETFLLEGYRILLGKNEKGNIALLQEAKKNDIWLHVKDMPSSHVIICTEKQNVPELVLIFAAKLCVEFSLTQKGGYLVDYTKRKNVKPFDGANVAYEEYQTLKIYKE; encoded by the coding sequence ATGAAACACGCAGAACTTGTTTGTATTAATGACTATTTAAGGCAATACCGTAAAATTTCCTCGATTTACCGTGTGGATGACAGTGTCTTGCGCATTATTTTTGAAGCGGGAGAGCCGTTGTTTGTTGACCTTGGGCGTGGGGATTCGTATATGTTTTTTAAAGAGGACTTTAAACAAGCGAAGCGTTATACAGCACCCTTTGATGTGTTACTTGCCAAGCGATTTTCTAATGCGAAGATCGAATCGATGGACGTGGAAGAGGGCAATCGCATTTGGCGCATTGGGGTGTTGGCGAGTTCGAGTTACAAAGCGATGCGTACAACCTTGCAGTTGGAGTTTACGGGGCGCAATACCAACGCGATCATTTTAGATGAAAACGAAGTGGTGTTAGAGGCGATGCGACATATTGACTCCAGTGTTTCGTTTCGCAGTGTTAAGGTCAATGAAATACTGGAAAAATTACCGCCCAAAGAGCTTAAAGAGAAGCCTTTTGACCTGAACGTAACCCTTGAGGAGTACCTTAAAGGCTCGTACGAAAAACGTTTACATGTAAAGATCGAAGAGATCAAAAAACAGAAAATCGCGCAGGTGGAGAAAAAGATCACGAAGCTTATCCAAGCGATTGATGCACTCGAAAATGAAGCGGAGTTGATGCTTAAAAGTGATGAAGCGCAAAAAGAGGCGACGTTGGTTTTGGCGCATTTACACACGAATGTCATTAAGGGTTACCAAGAGAGTGTGACATTACACGATTTTGAAGGAAACGCTGTTACCATTGTGTTACCCCAAGCGCAAACGCCTCAAATGGCGGCCAATCTGTTGTTTAAAAAGTCAAAAAAACTGCGCCAAAAAGCGCTCTCGGTGCATCGTCAAAAAGAGAACTTGGAAGAGAAACGACTCTTTTTAGAGCGCATGGTCGGTGTCATCAACGCGGCACATGATCCTGAAGAGATTCAGATTTTAGTGCCAAAACAGCGCAAATCAAAGCAAAAAGGCGACGAAAGCAATTTGTATGAGACTTTTTTGCTAGAGGGTTATCGAATTTTGCTCGGTAAAAACGAAAAAGGGAACATAGCACTCTTGCAAGAGGCAAAAAAGAACGATATATGGTTACATGTAAAAGATATGCCTTCCTCCCATGTGATTATTTGTACCGAAAAACAGAACGTTCCTGAATTGGTTTTGATATTTGCCGCAAAACTGTGCGTTGAGTTTAGCCTCACTCAAAAAGGTGGCTATTTGGTCGATTATACCAAACGCAAAAACGTGAAGCCTTTTGATGGAGCGAATGTTGCTTATGAAGAGTATCAAACGCTTAAAATTTACAAGGAATAA